Proteins encoded within one genomic window of Budorcas taxicolor isolate Tak-1 chromosome 12, Takin1.1, whole genome shotgun sequence:
- the LOC128057688 gene encoding molybdopterin synthase catalytic subunit-like — translation MSSLEISSSCFNQETKLPLSLPLVEGSTFEPPGKDMNEVEKSKDTVKFTPEKLSVDEVSQLVISPLCGAISLLVGTTRNNFKGKKVISLEYEAYLPMAENGIRKICSDIRQKWPVKHIAAFHRLGLVPVTEASVIIAVSSAHRAASLEAVSYAIDALKARVPMWKKEMYEESSSSWKGNKECFWATSA, via the coding sequence ATGTCGAGCTTGGAGATCAGCTCCTCCTGCTTCAATCAGGAGACGAAATTGCCGTTATCCCTTCCATTAGTGGAGGGTAGTACttttgagccacctggaaaagaTATGAATGAAGTTGAGAAATCTAAAGATACAGTAAAGTTCACACCTGAGAAACTTTCAGTAGATGAAGTCTCACAGCTGGTGATTTCTCCACTCTGTGGCGCAATATCCCTATTGGTAGGGACTACAAGGAAtaatttcaaagggaaaaaagtcaTTAGCTTAGAGTATGAAGCATATCTACCAATGGCAGAAAATGGGATAAGAAAAATTTGTAGTGACATTAGACAGAAATGGCCAGTCAAACACATAGCAGCGTTTCATCGACTTGGCTTGGTTCCAGTGACAGAAGCAAGTGTTATCATTGCTGTGTCCTCAGCCCACAGGGCTGCATCCCTTGAAGCTGTGAGCTATGCCATTGATGCTTTAAAAGCCAGGGTGCCCATGTGGAAAAAGGAAATGTATGAAGAATCATCATCATCttggaaaggaaacaaagaatgCTTCTGGGCAACCAGTGCTTAA